A stretch of Heterodontus francisci isolate sHetFra1 chromosome 1, sHetFra1.hap1, whole genome shotgun sequence DNA encodes these proteins:
- the LOC137367544 gene encoding matrix metalloproteinase-21-like isoform X3, whose amino-acid sequence MKPLRGQVLFLCLYLWLLPLLLSMAEKVYHSRDHSDIQERVWTRARPVLTTESAQEYLDKYGWTEPVNWEELAYQGVSVPLDDDPSPLDISGLLLEGHYSRRHVKEQEESQQMLAKYANALLRFQKANGIPVTGVLDDATKEAMNMPRCGVPDHKAHDNDSDSLNGTMGRSVSLGYMTPTDQFRVGRNITANTSVSRPNRVETAHSGTQRHRLETSHHGIQRKRTQPTRHYNQRNHTEITSQESNQTSISSQGQLNNTKIPSQGQLNQIAIFNQSLPNGTRLSSQGQHNNTEIPSQDQLNQIAIFNQSLPNGTRLSSQGQHNNTEIPSQGQLNQMAITNQSQPNDRESSRGGAVPGLSRRKRFIRWLVDNLRKKRDFSDLLDNTFPMLAFTKTKLKWRILDEGYSSQLTIDDQKMILKLAFRMWSEVTPLIFEEDLTSPASDIDIKLGFGTKRHLGCSQVFDGTGQEYAHAWRLGDVHFDDDEHFVTPSSSEGISLLTVAVHEIGHVLGLPHIRRPGSIMHPNYIPQDSKDLELDWDDRKAIQQIYGVCEGRFNTVFDWVRREENEFGEVTYRFNTYFLRHSWYWMYENRFNRTRYGDPIPLVVGWRGLPSSDIDGFVHIWTWNKDVTLFFKGDRL is encoded by the exons gaatATCTTGACAAATATGGATGGACAGAGCCTGTGAACTGGGAGGAGCTGGCCTATCAAGGTGTCTCGGTCCCATTGGATGATGACCCCTCTCCATTGGACATCTCTGGGCTCCTGCTGGAAGGACATTATAGCCGCAGGCATGTGAAGGAACAGGAGGAATCCCAGCAAATGTTGGCCAAGTACGCCAACGCCCTCCTGAGATTTCAGAAAGCCAACGGCATTCCCGTCACCGGAGTTCTGGATGATGCCACCAAAGAGGCCATGAACATGCCTCGTTGCGGAGTCCCAGATCACAAGGCACATGACAATGACTCAGACAGTCTGAATGGTACTATGGGACGCAGTGTCAGTCTGGGCTACATGACCCCAACTGATCAGTTCAGGGTGGGCCGTAACATCACGGCAAATACGAGTGTCAGCCGACCCAACCGGGTGGAGACCGCCCACAGCGGAACCCAGCGCCACCGCTTGGAAACCTCTCACCATGGTATCCAACGCAAGCGCACGCAGCCCACCCGTCATTACAACCAACGTAATCACACGGAGATCACCAGCCAAGAATCCAACCAAACATCAATCTCCAGCCAAGGGCAACTCAACAACACAAAGATCCCCAGCCAAGGTCAACTCAACCAAATAGCCATCTTCAACCAGAGTCTACCCAATGGTACCAGGCTCTCCAGTCAAGGGCAACACAACAACACAGAGATCCCCAGCCAAGATCAACTCAACCAAATTGCCATCTTCAACCAGAGTCTACCCAATGGTACCAGGCTCTCCAGTCAAGGGCAACACAACAACACAGAGATCCCCAGCCAAGGTCAACTCAACCAAATGGCCATCACCAATCAAAGTCAACCCAATGACAGGGAGAGCTCAAGGGGTGGTGCCGTTCCTGGACTAAGCCGCAGAAAGCGTTTCATACGGTGGCTTGTGGACAACCTGCGGAAGAAGCGAGACTTCTCAGACTTACTGGACAACACCTTCCCAATGCTCGCCTTCACAAAGACCAAACTGAAGTGGCGCATTCTGGATGAAGGCTACAGTTCCCAGCTGACAATAGACGATCAGAAGATGATCCTGAAATTAGCCTTTCGGATGTGGAGTGAGGTCACACCCCTGATATTTGAAGAGGATCTGACATCACCCGCCTCTGACATAGACATCAAACTAGGATTTGGAACAA AGAGGCACCTGGGCTGCTCGCAGGTTTTCGATGGGACAGGGCAGGAGTATGCACACGCCTGGCGACTGGGAGATGTACACTTTGACGATGATGAGCATTTCGTCACACCATCCAGCAGCGAAGGGATCAGCTTACTGACG gtggctgTTCATGAAATCGGTCACGTCCTGGGATTACCCCACATTAGGCGTCCTGGCTCCATAATGCACCCAAACTACATCCCACAGGATTCAAAAGACCTGGAGCTGGACTGGGATGATCGGAAAGCCATTCAGCAGATATACG GGGTTTGTGAAGGCCGCTTCAACACTGTGTTTGACTGGGTGCGGAGAGAGGAGAATGAGTTTGGTGAGGTAACATATCGTTTCAATACCTACTTCTTGCGACACAGTTGGTACTGGATGTACGAGAACCGTTTCAACAGAACTCGTTATGGAGATCCAATCCCATTAGTCGTAGGCTGGCGGGGCCTTCCTTCCTCTGACATTGATGGCTTTGTTCACATCTGGACATGGAATAAAGATGTAACTCTGTTCTTTAAAG